The following coding sequences lie in one Variovorax terrae genomic window:
- a CDS encoding AraC family transcriptional regulator — translation MESLNVHEERSLLAPELLARWRGLPLGWYAAAPQVVTPHSCGSNPLLAMIDSGHARAEFGFLRRTEHKDIGAGAIGLFNGLVDSRYSKWQCRSVRRIMLALDTDILQGSGLLCEELSSIAWAQDTEFHDPDVALLLRSMVREIAAGSPNGALYAQSLSLGLLLRLSSTHRVDAAPPRERGRLSPVQRREVEALIRADLAGDLSLQKLADAAGFSLPQFTRLFRNSYGQSPHRFVLQQRVARAEALIRAGALPLAVVAQLCGFSSQSHMTSVFARELRMSPGSLRRLSRGNAG, via the coding sequence ATGGAATCACTGAACGTGCACGAGGAGCGGAGCCTGCTGGCGCCTGAATTGCTGGCGCGCTGGCGGGGCCTCCCGCTCGGCTGGTATGCGGCGGCTCCGCAGGTCGTGACGCCGCACTCGTGCGGATCGAACCCCCTGCTGGCCATGATCGACAGCGGCCACGCCCGTGCGGAATTCGGCTTCTTGCGCCGCACCGAACACAAGGACATTGGGGCCGGTGCCATCGGGCTGTTCAATGGGCTGGTGGATTCCCGCTACAGCAAATGGCAGTGCCGCTCCGTGCGCCGGATCATGCTCGCGCTGGACACCGACATCCTGCAAGGCAGCGGCCTGCTGTGCGAGGAGCTTTCCTCCATCGCCTGGGCGCAGGACACCGAGTTCCACGACCCGGACGTGGCCCTGCTGCTGCGCTCCATGGTGCGCGAGATCGCAGCCGGCAGCCCGAATGGGGCGCTGTACGCCCAGTCCCTGTCCCTGGGACTGCTGCTTCGCCTGTCCAGCACGCATCGCGTCGATGCCGCGCCCCCTCGGGAACGGGGCCGGCTATCACCCGTCCAGCGCCGGGAAGTGGAGGCCCTGATCCGCGCCGACCTGGCTGGCGACCTGTCCTTGCAGAAGCTGGCGGATGCCGCGGGGTTCAGCCTGCCCCAGTTCACGCGCCTGTTCCGCAACAGCTACGGGCAGTCTCCGCACCGCTTCGTGCTGCAGCAGCGCGTGGCGCGGGCCGAGGCCCTGATCCGGGCCGGCGCGCTGCCGCTCGCCGTGGTGGCGCAGCTCTGCGGCTTCTCCAGCCAGAGCCACATGACGAGCGTTTTCGCGCGAGAGCTGCGCATGTCGCCCGGCAGCCTCCGAAGGCTGTCGCGCGGCAACGCGGGCTGA
- a CDS encoding IclR family transcriptional regulator domain-containing protein: MPNLPKLVVDSVSSAGLAHRLDEHAPKRREKPVARDDYVAGLAKGLAVLESFDTERQKMNATVAAQRSGITRTAARRHLLTLASLGYLETDGSHYWLTSRVLRLSGSYLASARLPKVMQPTLNRLSVQTGESISAVVLDGDEVVIVGRSGPTRLLAYGLHLGARLPAHATSTGRVLLAALSPGELESWLSGKALRRLTPHTVVNADEFRTLLERVRSDDYCIADQEHERGVYAIAVPVRNLNGETEAALNVVLSAQRIPSREQLRDLIFVLQDGASELRGLI; this comes from the coding sequence ATGCCGAACCTTCCGAAACTTGTTGTTGATTCCGTCTCTTCCGCCGGCCTGGCCCATCGGCTGGATGAGCATGCGCCGAAGCGGCGCGAGAAACCCGTTGCCAGGGACGACTATGTTGCAGGGCTGGCCAAGGGGCTCGCCGTGCTGGAGAGCTTCGACACGGAGCGGCAGAAGATGAACGCCACCGTGGCCGCGCAGCGCTCGGGCATCACGCGCACGGCGGCGCGCCGTCATCTGCTCACCCTGGCCAGCCTGGGCTATCTCGAAACCGACGGCAGCCACTACTGGCTGACCTCCAGGGTGCTGCGGCTGTCGGGCAGCTACCTCGCATCGGCCCGGCTGCCCAAGGTCATGCAGCCCACGCTCAACCGCCTGTCGGTGCAGACCGGCGAGTCGATCTCGGCCGTGGTGCTGGATGGGGACGAGGTCGTGATCGTGGGCCGCAGCGGCCCCACGCGCCTGCTGGCCTATGGCCTGCACCTCGGCGCGCGCCTGCCGGCGCATGCCACGTCGACGGGGCGGGTGCTGCTGGCCGCGCTCAGCCCCGGGGAGCTCGAATCCTGGCTGAGCGGCAAGGCGCTGCGCCGCCTCACGCCGCACACCGTGGTGAACGCCGATGAGTTCCGCACACTGCTGGAGCGGGTGCGCAGCGACGACTACTGCATCGCCGACCAGGAGCACGAGCGCGGGGTCTACGCCATCGCGGTGCCGGTGCGCAACCTGAACGGAGAGACCGAGGCCGCGCTCAACGTGGTCCTGTCGGCGCAGCGGATTCCGTCGCGCGAGCAGTTGCGCGATCTCATCTTCGTGCTGCAGGACGGGGCCAGCGAGCTGCGCGGGCTGATCTGA